One genomic segment of Mesoterricola silvestris includes these proteins:
- the ldhH gene encoding L-lactate dehydrogenase (quinone) large subunit LdhH — protein sequence MTATFKESIQEALANPNLRGALGRFSEAYKISREKAYAGMDFQAVRDAVRDVKAHGASHLEELAEAFKAKAEAAGAKVYRASDPAEVKAYILALAKENGVRSIVKSKSMATEEIHLNKHLEAAGIEVYETDLGEWIIQLCHQTPSHMVMPAIHMTKEEVAEVFSTKVEEGQQPDIPKLVKFARGKLRNRFLDADMGISGANIAVAETGSLVLVTNEGNARLVTTLPRIHVAVVGIEKLVASFQDVQPILQALPRNATSQLLTSYVSIITGQVPNTDGSPKQLHIILMDNKRTEMAADPKFRQALQCIRCASCLNVCPVFRLVGGHVFGKVYTGGIGTILTAWFDELKQSDDIQGLCIQCGACKDVCPGRIDIPDLILELRRRLAVEKGMPLVQKGIFAVVNNRRLFHSLLRAASVAQKPFAKGGFIRHLPLFLSGMTDFRSLPAIAPRPFRDTFKEIVQPECKEKAAIYAGCLIDFAYPEMGEAVVRVLNKAGIRVVFPEGQTCCGAPARYNGAYETAAGNARENIKALLEEDVQYVVSACPTCTVALRDDFISTFESLGMGDDLEGARVLSAKTIDFATLVKKLVDEGRLEFKDGQQAETITYHDSCHLKRTLNAQQAPRDLLKKAGFTVTEMKECDTCCGMAGSYSLKLPELSAPILERKLENIKDTGATSVAMDCPGCVMQIRGGLDKLGSGIKVEHTAVRLAKRLK from the coding sequence ATGACCGCGACGTTCAAGGAATCCATCCAGGAGGCCCTGGCCAACCCCAATCTCAGGGGCGCCCTGGGGCGCTTTTCCGAAGCCTACAAGATCAGCCGGGAGAAGGCCTACGCGGGCATGGACTTCCAGGCGGTGCGGGACGCGGTGCGGGACGTGAAGGCCCACGGCGCCTCCCATCTCGAGGAACTGGCCGAGGCCTTCAAGGCCAAGGCCGAGGCCGCGGGCGCCAAGGTCTACCGGGCCTCGGACCCCGCCGAGGTGAAGGCCTACATCCTGGCCCTGGCCAAGGAGAACGGCGTGCGCTCCATCGTCAAATCCAAGTCCATGGCCACCGAGGAGATCCACCTCAACAAGCACCTGGAGGCCGCGGGCATCGAGGTGTACGAGACCGACCTGGGCGAATGGATCATCCAGCTCTGCCACCAGACCCCCTCCCACATGGTGATGCCCGCCATCCACATGACCAAGGAGGAGGTGGCCGAGGTCTTCTCCACCAAGGTGGAGGAGGGCCAGCAGCCCGATATCCCCAAGCTGGTGAAGTTCGCCCGGGGCAAGCTGCGGAACCGGTTCCTGGACGCGGACATGGGCATCTCCGGCGCCAACATCGCCGTGGCCGAGACCGGCAGCCTCGTGCTGGTCACCAACGAAGGCAACGCCCGGCTCGTGACGACCCTTCCCCGGATCCACGTGGCGGTGGTGGGCATCGAGAAGCTGGTGGCCAGCTTCCAGGACGTGCAGCCCATCCTCCAGGCCCTTCCGCGCAACGCCACCAGCCAGCTCCTCACCAGCTACGTGTCGATCATCACGGGCCAGGTCCCCAACACCGACGGCAGCCCCAAGCAACTGCACATCATCCTCATGGACAACAAGCGCACCGAGATGGCCGCGGACCCCAAGTTCCGCCAGGCCCTCCAGTGCATCCGCTGCGCGTCGTGCCTCAACGTGTGCCCCGTGTTCCGCCTCGTGGGCGGGCACGTCTTCGGCAAGGTCTACACCGGGGGCATCGGCACCATCCTCACGGCCTGGTTCGACGAGCTCAAGCAGTCCGACGACATCCAGGGCCTTTGCATCCAGTGCGGGGCCTGCAAGGACGTGTGCCCCGGGCGCATCGACATCCCCGACCTCATCCTGGAACTGCGCCGGCGCCTGGCGGTGGAGAAGGGCATGCCGCTGGTGCAGAAGGGCATCTTCGCGGTGGTGAACAACCGGCGGCTCTTCCATTCCCTGCTGCGCGCGGCCTCCGTGGCCCAGAAGCCCTTCGCCAAGGGCGGCTTCATCCGGCACCTGCCGCTCTTCCTTTCCGGCATGACGGACTTCCGGAGCCTGCCGGCCATCGCGCCCCGGCCCTTCCGGGACACCTTCAAGGAGATCGTCCAGCCCGAGTGCAAGGAGAAGGCCGCCATCTACGCGGGCTGCCTCATCGACTTCGCCTACCCCGAGATGGGCGAGGCGGTGGTGCGGGTGCTGAACAAGGCCGGCATCCGGGTGGTCTTCCCCGAGGGCCAGACCTGCTGCGGCGCCCCGGCCCGGTACAACGGCGCCTACGAGACCGCCGCGGGCAACGCCCGGGAGAACATCAAGGCGCTGCTGGAGGAGGACGTCCAGTACGTGGTATCGGCCTGCCCCACCTGCACCGTGGCCCTGAGGGACGACTTCATCTCCACCTTCGAGAGCCTGGGCATGGGGGACGACCTGGAGGGGGCCCGCGTCCTTTCCGCCAAGACCATCGACTTCGCCACCCTGGTGAAGAAGCTCGTGGACGAAGGCCGGCTGGAGTTCAAGGACGGCCAGCAGGCCGAGACGATCACCTACCACGATTCCTGCCACCTGAAGCGGACCCTGAACGCCCAGCAGGCCCCCCGGGACCTCCTGAAGAAGGCCGGCTTCACCGTCACCGAGATGAAGGAGTGCGACACCTGCTGCGGCATGGCGGGCTCCTACTCCCTCAAGCTGCCCGAACTGAGCGCCCCCATCCTCGAGCGCAAGCTCGAGAACATCAAGGACACCGGGGCGACCTCGGTGGCCATGGACTGCCCGGGGTGCGTGATGCAGATCCGGGGCGGACTGGATAAGCTGGGGTCCGGCATCAAGGTCGAGCACACCGCCGTGAGGCTCGCGAAACGTCTGAAGTGA
- the btsR gene encoding two-component system response regulator BtsR — protein sequence MLRAVLVDDELHAREELEALLAETGEVTVVGTCPGAVQGLRTLRETRPDVLFLDISMPGVDGMQMLSMIEPDAMPCVIFVTAYDEYALKAFDRNAVDYLLKPVEPARLAQALERVKRFLGEGRRPANAGPPIDRIPCLAGPNIKLVDTAEVECVRSSEAGVHVVTPRGEFLTELTLTVLEAKGANLVRCHKQYLVNLACIDEIDRRDPAAAFIRTRTGRTVPVSRRYLAPLKERLGI from the coding sequence ATGCTGCGGGCGGTGCTGGTGGACGACGAGCTCCACGCCAGGGAGGAGCTCGAGGCCCTGCTGGCCGAGACCGGCGAGGTGACCGTGGTGGGCACCTGCCCCGGCGCCGTCCAGGGCCTGCGCACCCTGCGGGAGACGCGGCCCGACGTGCTCTTCCTGGACATCTCCATGCCCGGGGTGGACGGCATGCAGATGCTCAGCATGATCGAACCCGACGCCATGCCCTGCGTGATCTTCGTGACCGCGTACGACGAGTACGCCCTCAAGGCCTTCGACCGCAACGCCGTGGACTACCTCCTCAAGCCCGTGGAGCCCGCGCGCCTCGCCCAGGCCCTGGAGCGGGTGAAGCGGTTCCTGGGCGAGGGCCGCCGCCCCGCCAACGCGGGCCCCCCCATCGACCGCATCCCCTGCCTCGCCGGCCCCAACATCAAGCTCGTGGACACCGCCGAGGTGGAATGCGTGCGCTCCTCCGAGGCCGGCGTCCACGTGGTGACCCCCCGGGGCGAGTTCCTCACCGAACTCACCCTCACGGTCCTGGAGGCCAAGGGCGCCAACCTGGTGCGCTGCCACAAGCAGTACCTGGTGAACCTGGCCTGCATCGACGAGATCGACCGCCGCGACCCCGCCGCCGCCTTCATCCGCACCCGCACGGGAAGGACGGTGCCCGTGAGCCGGAGGTACCTGGCCCCGCTCAAGGAGCGGCTGGGCATCTAG
- a CDS encoding type II toxin-antitoxin system Phd/YefM family antitoxin has translation MLPKLVPVTDIKRKATEIIEALQQAQEPLLITEHGREAAILMDVATYRMQERKIALLEGIINGQRALAEGRTLSHEDVMARTRKWD, from the coding sequence ATGCTACCCAAGCTCGTGCCGGTGACCGACATCAAGCGCAAAGCCACGGAGATCATAGAGGCTCTTCAGCAGGCGCAGGAGCCCTTGTTGATAACGGAACACGGCCGGGAGGCCGCCATTCTCATGGATGTGGCCACCTACCGGATGCAGGAGCGAAAGATTGCGCTGCTGGAAGGCATCATCAACGGGCAGAGGGCCCTTGCGGAAGGGCGAACCTTGAGCCACGAGGACGTCATGGCCAGGACCCGGAAATGGGATTGA
- a CDS encoding LutC/YkgG family protein, translating into MDNLFASFKERAEAVSAEVHRCGTAAEARDFVHGLLREVGGTALWAPCAFLEAQGRPAFPGLSYDVTREGAAQAKVGISQMEWALADTGTLVVDATEVGSRLVSTLPQIHVALIGADRLLPDMASVLGRIKPEKACYLSMITGPSRTADIERVLTIGVHGPERLVIVFVEGGAA; encoded by the coding sequence ATGGACAACCTGTTCGCTTCATTCAAGGAACGCGCCGAGGCCGTCAGCGCCGAAGTGCACCGCTGCGGCACGGCCGCCGAGGCCCGGGACTTCGTCCACGGGCTGCTGAGGGAGGTAGGCGGTACGGCCCTCTGGGCCCCCTGCGCCTTCCTGGAGGCCCAGGGCCGCCCGGCCTTCCCGGGCCTCTCCTACGACGTCACCCGCGAGGGCGCGGCCCAGGCGAAGGTGGGCATCAGCCAGATGGAATGGGCCCTGGCGGACACGGGAACCCTGGTGGTGGACGCCACCGAAGTGGGGTCCCGCCTGGTGTCGACCCTGCCCCAGATCCACGTGGCCCTCATCGGGGCGGACCGGCTCCTGCCGGACATGGCCTCCGTCCTGGGCCGCATCAAGCCGGAAAAGGCCTGCTACCTCTCCATGATCACCGGGCCCAGCCGCACCGCGGACATCGAGCGGGTCCTCACCATCGGCGTCCACGGGCCGGAGCGGCTCGTCATCGTCTTCGTCGAAGGGGGTGCGGCATGA
- a CDS encoding type II toxin-antitoxin system RelE/ParE family toxin translates to MVWTEPAAEQFAERLDHIGAFNPDAARALRRKVDASLRRLLEHPERGRWVPEFGPGFYREILVRPLRILYEDHGTSLAITYVHRQEEAIGPGTFPFDPEC, encoded by the coding sequence GTGGTCTGGACGGAGCCGGCCGCCGAGCAATTCGCCGAGCGCCTGGATCACATCGGCGCCTTCAATCCCGACGCCGCCCGAGCCCTGCGAAGAAAGGTGGATGCAAGCCTCAGGCGGCTTCTGGAACATCCTGAAAGGGGCCGCTGGGTGCCTGAATTTGGACCCGGATTCTATCGCGAGATCCTCGTTCGGCCGTTGCGGATCCTCTACGAGGACCACGGTACATCCTTGGCAATAACCTATGTCCACCGGCAGGAGGAAGCGATTGGCCCGGGCACGTTCCCATTCGACCCGGAATGCTGA